ACATGAAACTTTTCTCGTAGTCAATAAAAGGATTAGATGTGTTTTAGATCTATTTAACAACTTTGTTTTTCATGAGTTCGAAACAATGGGTTCCTCTAGGGCTTTTTATCCAACACTAAGGAGGGGCAGAAGCAAATGTTGGATTGGACTACTGGGTTGGGCGGAGAAGATGATGGTGGCCTTTCAGGCTTGTGAGAACATTGAAACCTTAAGGGCACGGGCGCGTGCGCGTTGGGAGGGGGGGTGGAAGTTGGAACCAAACCAACAacccaaattagggttttagataTCGGGTTTGGGATTTGTCATATCAACCAATCCGTATCGGTATTCTTTGATGTTGATATCATTACCCGATCGATATAATTGTCCAAATTTGGTCAAGGATTGGTATCTTTGAGGGGAAAATCGTCAAATAGTACTAATATCAATAACAACCGTATCCAAATTGATACTGATCCCAATACCGATCCAGTCGATACCGATACATTAAACATACCCTCAATCTCTCCCTGaaccctatgaaatgaccatacCCCCTTATTTTTGCATGGTTGGACTCCAACTCCCACCAcgactggaggagagccagatccatTTGGATGATGAAGGTTATGGATTTTTATCTATTCCATTTCTGACATCCTCTATTTTTACCAATTTTTCCCTTAGATTGTCGACACATGACATGATTAAATCCTACGGTCAAATTTTAGTTATGGCATTCATCCACCCAACCATAATCTAACCCGAGTTACCcattctctcccctctctctctcctgcaagATCAAATAAGGAGTTAAACATCATTGACTGGAATCCCAGATCAAATACGATTGGgctattttttattcatccaaaaaaaaaaaagattgggaCAATAGAGGTCACAAACAGTGAGTTCAACTCACCCTCACCACCAGGCCCCAGCTAAGCAACCACGAGTTCCAGGATCGTGGTGACACCCATAGGACCACAAGGGCTGACACAGTTTCCTTTTCAGGTTTGAAAAATGCACCCCTTCCCTTCAATTTTCTATACGATCAAAGATCCAGAGATTCCTAAAAAAGCAATCTTCATTATGTTCCATTTGTCACAAAAACGAAGAAACAACCTGGCATGCTCTCCTCTCATGTCCAATGACAAATTAAGACAGTTTGGGCGGCTTCATCTTTATGAATCAAAACAGAATTAATAAGTCAATATCTTACAAACTCAAGATATCTCTTACCATAATCGCATGCACTGAAATGACTGTGAAGCATGTCCAAGTTAGGCTCCTCTTTTATTAGCAAGAGGTTCAGCTGATTCACAGTGCATCCGATCATACATACTTGGACACATTCATCAACAGCAACTGGGTCTACTTGAGATATCTCAATTATATCTCTGCCTTCCAGTGGAAACCCAAACCAATCAAACCCTTCGAATTCATGAATGTATTCTATGTACTCTTGATTCATCAATTTGATGCCCTCAATTCTCAGCCTAGTTTCACAATACGTCTTTTTATCGTTCCTATGGATACAAGCTTGAAAATTCAGAATGATATTTACCGGTACGTTCTCCAACAGAATTTCCTCACTTATGAGGAGACACAAAGAAATGTGCATAAGTAACCTGCTGCAGATCATAAAATCAGGAGTCAGGTAAGGGCTTGGACCTTCATATGTATTTTGCAAAACTATCCAAATTTGTCTCCAACCTTCATGGTTACCCAACCTAAATCCTGTTCTCTGTAAGTGGAAAGTAAAGGATCTGTCAACCATCAATTAAAGAAATGTAGATTTTTGCGTATCATAATAAAACAAAGGGCAGGGGTTTGGTGTCAGGGctgcatggcccctgcaccTGCATTTACGGGCATCcaaggaggggaggggaggggaggggaggggtggggtggggtggggtgatcattttacTGTCCCCATGTGAGAGGACGTAGAGGGCACTGCtaggcagcattctttttccctaaaacatAAGAAGCTAATTGGTGACTGATTTTCCATTTATTTTGGCAGTTGCTAATTAGGGTTCCAATAAGGTATAGGGAGAGCTAGATAGATAGATAACGGACCTGTCCATGTGTCGGCTGCTGCGAATGATTTGTTATGATGAAGCGTTGATCCACTTCCTTGTAATCAGAATGAATTGTCCTCATGAAGCCTCTGAATGGCTCCGCCTTTATACAAATATCTTTAAGGCATAATAACTCCAACTTTTTCAGGTTTCGCATGTTTGGTAAACTTACCAACGATTTGCAAAGAAAACGAAGCTCAATTAAACTCGAGGGCAAGATTGGTATGTATGGAAGCTTGTCACGTCCACTAAGGTCAATGTAACGCAAAGACATCATATTCTCCAGTGACCTTGGTAGATACACTAGCCCATGGCAAAGCGAAAGATCCAATACTTCCAGCTTCTTTAATAGACCAAAACTGTCAGGCAATGCTTTTATATTTGTTCTGTCCAAGGAAAGCTCAACCAAAGATTCTTTTAGATCACCAATGGATCCAGGCAACTCATTGAGAGAAATGCAGTGAGTGAGAATAAGCTTATGGAGGGAACTCAACCTACACACACTGTTCGGGAGTTTCTTAAGAGAATAGCAATATCCCAAGTTCAAGTAAACGAGCTGCTGAAGTTGCCCAATGGATTCATCTAAATTAATCAAATATGCACAATTATCAAGATACAACCTCTCTAAACCAGGAACTCCTGAGAGATCGGGAGACTCAGACAGAAAGAAACAACAACTGAGTTTAAGAACTTTCAATTGTTGAAATATCTGTCAAACaaagagatgaatataaaaCATTGTTAATGTCTAATAACACTAAGTCATagaatgagagagaagaaaatataaATACCGCACACCTTATTTTCAAGCCAGTTATTCCAAGCTTTTCTAAACAAGCCATATCTTAAATCGAGCATAACTAATTCATCATGATAAAAATCGGGAGATAGATTTTGTAATGGACATTTCCACCATTTGAGCCATCTTAACCCAGAAGGAAGACATTGAAAGCTCCCCTCCAAGGTTGCTCCATCAACTTGTAGTAATCTTAGTTTGGGCATCTTCTCAAAGACTTCAGTTTGTAAACAAGCATTGTCATTTGAATTGAAGCTAAGGAGGAGACCTTCAACCATTTCATTCCCCTAATGTAGAAAAATAGTCCAAGTAAATAaagattggaagaaaaaaaatgtagagGCTTTGTCAAGGTACTCCATACTTATTGTTTATttcaatatatatttataaattagGATCATATCGCAAGCTTTCCTAGAGTAAGcatagaagaaaaacaaaaacaaaaacgatTCATGTAATTTGTTCTTACCTTACCACCATTTAATACCTTCAAGATTACATCGTGGGACCATAACCTGCTCAGTTTATCAGGTTCCATGGGGCTCTGTTTGTATACAATTCCCTTTCCCATGTCACGGATCTGATCATGCATCCACAACTCTTTCGACTCACTAATCTTTAAGAGGGATTTTCTATTGAGAACTTCTAAACGGTATTTCGGTTCAAAGCCACAAGCTTCCCATATGGAAATTACAGTTTCTTCCTCCCATCCTACGAAAAAGCATGCAGCATCAAGAAACATAGCTTTCTCAATATCATCTTGCAGATTATCGTAGCTAACCTTTAACTTTCCATAGACATCATTATGAGGAATTTGTTTCAATATCCGATGCATGCTTTTCCAtacttctttatcttttttgatAGATAAATCAGAACCCAAAACCTCCAACGTTAAGGGTAGTCCTCCTGCAGTGCGTACTATGTCAACTGAAAGCTGCATATAATCATCAGGAGGTTGGTCCGTTGAAAAAGCATTAGAACTAAAGAGTTGAAGACTCTGCTTCTCATTCAATTCTTTAggttcatatatttttttaatattttcaggAACTCCACTTAGAACGCCCTGATCTCTTGTTGTTATGATTATTCTACTTCCAGGACCAAACCAATTGAGATCACCAACCAATGCATTTAATTGGATACGATCATTCACATCATCAAGAATGATAAGAGTGTCTATTTTTTGAAGTCTTTCTTTTATCAATCTTGATCCTTCTCTAGAACTGCATATTTTTATTTCCTGTCGAAAGATGTTGTAAAGAAGTTTCTCTTGCAAACAAACTATACCATTGGGTTGTGATGCTTGCTCTCTTATGTCTTCAAGAAAACAACTCTTGCTAAAGTTTTTAAAGATGCAGTTGTATACAGCCGTTGCAATGGTTGTCTTCCCAATTCCACCCAGACCACAAATCCCTAGAAATAGAACATCCGTAGAATTGGGTTTTATTAGTAGAGATAATACAGAATCTATGCGGGATTCTAATCCAACAGGGTGTTTAACACCAATCAAGGGCACCATATTCAATCGGATCCATGCACTTTGAACAACTGAACTGACTAACTCTGATTGATCCCTGTAACCAGTTTATAGAAAAAGGGAAGTTACAACTCACAGCTAAACTAACAACAAAAATGGAAGGAAACTGAAAACCtataagaaaaaatgaaataaaaaaagatttatgaggggaaaaaaaaagaaaagaagcttattatttctttttcattgtaATGATGGAAACTTGCAAagattaaaaagataaaaaaaaaaaaggactataAGATAAGACATGGAACATATATAATAGTGATGTTCAGAGAAGAAGTACTTTTGAGGGACTAAGACTTACCCGTTGTCAAAAACCCAACCACTCTTATCTCCTATAGCTTGCAATGAGTCCTTCCATCTCTGTAGAGTTTCGGGGGACTTCTCGCCTTGTCTCTGAGGTGAAATCTCAAAACATCCAGTTTGATTTTTAACGTCCGATGTCCTAACTTTGAAGAAAATAGGAAGAATGATTTGACCGTCGAATCTATGACATTCCAGCATCTGAGCAAGCTCTCTGAGGCACCAATTGCTTTCTACGTATCTTTCACTGAATACAACAATCGAGAGCTTGGAGCCTTTTATTGCTCCGAGAAGCTCCGGCCCAATATCTTCTCCTTTCCACAGATCTTTGCTGTCAATGAAAGCATGGATTCCAAGATTCTTTAGAGCTCGGTAAAGGTGGCCAACAAATGTATTGCGGGTATCTTCACCTCTAAAGTTGATAAACACATCATAGCTTGAAGATCCAACCTTTGGTTCCATGAAGATTACAGTTACAGATACAGAGATGCAAGTGTGTGTGAATTTGTAAAGGAACTCTATTCGTGTGTGAAATTGATTTGCTTTGACTGAAAACCGAGAGGATTGAGATGATTAATGGTGAAATTGGTGATTTCTCTTTAAAcggaaagagaagggggggtgTGGGGAGGTAGCGAACAGGGGAATTCATTTGAACATATGATTTTGGGTttaacaaaaacccaaaaaggccAAAAGGTCACACCGGGATTGTTATAAACCGTTGATCCAATATCAGATTGATCTCAGCCGTTTAATATAAAAAACTTGAAAACCTATTACGTGCTTTCCGGTTGAAGAAAAAAACACGCTGGAGGAGACTCGTGAAGAGTCCAGCCTTTCTTGTACGTTTTCTAGTGGACAAATGGGACCCAcgcccttcttcttctaccttcatCTTCGCCTTCTTCGCATAAGGATGAAGAAACAGAATCGATCCAACCCTTCTGCTTCCACCTAAAACCTTCTGGTGGTGGGGGTTTCTCCAGCATTGGACAATTAGCGCTTCTCGCAGTGGTTTCTGGTAAAGATGGTGATCTTAGGTTTGGGTTAGAGTTCACCTTCATCGGTTGTTGAATTTGAGTTTCTCGGGTGAAATCTGTCTTGCCATTGTTATAAATCTGAGATTTCCCCTGTTTAGAAAAGAAAGCAGAAAAAAAGCCAGAATTTGAACAAACTAATCAACAGAGAAGAAATTCAGAAAAATGTAAAACGAGTGTACAAAGACCAGATCGAGATGGAAAAAAACATTAGAAATTGACTAAATGGAACCCTAATTTcagattaagaaaaaaaaaattatgtttcaCGAATGAATGACATgtttcctctgtttttttttatttatttaattttttattttacaaaaaCTTGTTCATTATATTGCTTTTCTAGTATTTCTTCCCAGAACCTCTTGAAGAGGACCCAAATACCTATTAGATCGATCTTTGGAAGgtaccaagttttttttttttttgttttaaaaaaaattagggcaGTAAGTGTTTCTTTGAGCATGTCGATTTCCAAATCTGAAAGAAGTGGTTGAAGTTGAGCCGATGATG
The sequence above is a segment of the Telopea speciosissima isolate NSW1024214 ecotype Mountain lineage chromosome 7, Tspe_v1, whole genome shotgun sequence genome. Coding sequences within it:
- the LOC122667477 gene encoding uncharacterized protein LOC122667477 — encoded protein: MLSRVGSSSYDVFINFRGEDTRNPFVGHLYSALKDRGLHAFIDSKDLWKGEDIGELLEAIKGSKLSIAVFSERYVESKWCLQELTQMLECHRTNGQIIFPIFFKVKTSDVKNQAGCFEISPQMYSTEAPETLQRWKDALQVVGDKSGWVFNDGDQSELVSSIVQQVWIRLNKVPLINVKNPIGLEFHVQSVLSFLSDTDSKDVQFLGIRGLGGIGKTTIATSVYNHIFRNFSKSCFLENIREKASQPNGIVNLQKILFERIFGEEIKISGSREGSSLIKERLGKTDTLLILDDVSQHTQLEALAGDLNWLGPRSRIIITTRDQSISRGVFENNKKIYEPKELNEEESLQLFSSYAFLMDQPPEDYMQLSVDLVRTTGGLPLALVVLGSDLSINKDKEVWESMLRKLKQIPHNDVYVKLKTSYDDLQDDIERDMFLDAACFFIGWKKEAVISIWEACGFEARYYFEGLMRKSLLKINEVEELWMNDQIRDMGRRIVYNQRPMKPGRHSRLWSRDDIMKVLNVDKGNEMVEGIVFRCSSNDTICLLTKGFEKMPKLRLLQIDGATLNGSFQCLPHELRWLSWQNCPFEELPADFYHEELVMLELCNGSFRQVWNNWPENKFFQQLKVLKLSSCRSLSMSPDFSGFPKLERLYLDNCDSLVTLHGSIEKLQKLVYLNLESCRSLKVLPNSICRLSSLQKLILSHCISLNKLPKSIGDLKESLTELLLNDTNIRALPNGVGLLKKLEVLDLSLCHKLVNLPRSIENMTSLCHIELCGRNELILTKLAQHEKAVSVKILQKFLFPLLCYHTEATAGLSNICSVVDVHEDSHVYLSHRILEDIDHLLQMVHIQVQRGAVRPLIKMLQSPDGKSQIYNNGKTDFTRETQIQQPMKVNSNPNLRSPSLPETTARSANCPMLEKPPPPEGFRWKQKGWIDSVSSSLCEEGEDEVKANQFHTRIEFLYKFTHTCISVSVTVIFMEPKVGSSSYDVFINFRGEDTRNTFVGHLYRALKNLGIHAFIDSKDLWKGEDIGPELLGAIKGSKLSIVVFSERYVESNWCLRELAQMLECHRFDGQIILPIFFKVRTSDVKNQTGCFEISPQRQGEKSPETLQRWKDSLQAIGDKSGWVFDNGDQSELVSSVVQSAWIRLNMVPLIGVKHPVGLESRIDSVLSLLIKPNSTDVLFLGICGLGGIGKTTIATAVYNCIFKNFSKSCFLEDIREQASQPNGIVCLQEKLLYNIFRQEIKICSSREGSRLIKERLQKIDTLIILDDVNDRIQLNALVGDLNWFGPGSRIIITTRDQGVLSGVPENIKKIYEPKELNEKQSLQLFSSNAFSTDQPPDDYMQLSVDIVRTAGGLPLTLEVLGSDLSIKKDKEVWKSMHRILKQIPHNDVYGKLKVSYDNLQDDIEKAMFLDAACFFVGWEEETVISIWEACGFEPKYRLEVLNRKSLLKISESKELWMHDQIRDMGKGIVYKQSPMEPDKLSRLWSHDVILKVLNGGKGNEMVEGLLLSFNSNDNACLQTEVFEKMPKLRLLQVDGATLEGSFQCLPSGLRWLKWWKCPLQNLSPDFYHDELVMLDLRYGLFRKAWNNWLENKIFQQLKVLKLSCCFFLSESPDLSGVPGLERLYLDNCAYLINLDESIGQLQQLVYLNLGYCYSLKKLPNSVCRLSSLHKLILTHCISLNELPGSIGDLKESLVELSLDRTNIKALPDSFGLLKKLEVLDLSLCHGLVYLPRSLENMMSLRYIDLSGRDKLPYIPILPSSLIELRFLCKSLVSLPNMRNLKKLELLCLKDICIKAEPFRGFMRTIHSDYKEVDQRFIITNHSQQPTHGQRTGFRLGNHEGWRQIWIVLQNTYEGPSPYLTPDFMICSRLLMHISLCLLISEEILLENVPVNIILNFQACIHRNDKKTYCETRLRIEGIKLMNQEYIEYIHEFEGFDWFGFPLEGRDIIEISQVDPVAVDECVQVCMIGCTVNQLNLLLIKEEPNLDMLHSHFSACDYGKRYLEFVRY